The Geothrix sp. genome has a window encoding:
- a CDS encoding uracil-DNA glycosylase, translating into MDEPLRAWRDTLEDLGVMGFVREPVEPVPAQPQAGVPSSSPSARPVPVRATASPEAKRAPRPAPPAPSAYAPPVDPIGCPPPEAVATANDLTALQQAIQGCLACPLGPGRLKFVFGEGDPHARLMFVGEGPGRDEDLQGRPFVGKAGELLDKMIGAIGLKREETYIANVVKCRPPDNRTPMPEEARACLGYLHRQIELIRPAVIVTLGATPLRELVGISEGITRVRGQWKRVQVGGREIPVMPTFHPAYVLRQYTQDVRRAVWADLKAAKEWIDRPAGSED; encoded by the coding sequence ATGGACGAGCCTCTCCGAGCCTGGCGGGACACCCTCGAGGATCTGGGGGTGATGGGATTCGTGCGCGAACCGGTGGAACCCGTCCCGGCCCAGCCCCAGGCGGGTGTGCCGTCCTCCTCGCCCTCCGCACGGCCGGTGCCGGTCCGCGCCACGGCCAGCCCCGAAGCCAAACGGGCACCCAGGCCAGCCCCCCCCGCGCCCTCGGCCTATGCACCGCCGGTCGATCCCATCGGCTGCCCGCCCCCCGAGGCCGTGGCCACCGCCAACGATCTGACGGCCTTGCAGCAGGCCATCCAGGGCTGCCTGGCCTGCCCCCTGGGCCCAGGCCGCCTGAAGTTCGTCTTCGGCGAGGGCGATCCCCACGCCAGGCTCATGTTCGTGGGCGAAGGCCCGGGCCGCGACGAGGACCTGCAGGGCCGGCCCTTCGTGGGCAAGGCCGGTGAGCTGCTGGACAAGATGATCGGGGCCATCGGCCTGAAACGCGAAGAGACCTACATCGCGAATGTCGTCAAGTGCCGCCCCCCGGACAACCGCACGCCCATGCCCGAGGAGGCCCGCGCCTGCCTGGGCTACCTGCACCGCCAGATCGAGCTCATCCGCCCCGCCGTGATCGTCACGCTGGGGGCCACGCCCCTGCGCGAGCTGGTGGGCATCAGCGAAGGGATCACCCGGGTGCGGGGCCAGTGGAAACGCGTGCAGGTCGGCGGCCGGGAGATCCCCGTCATGCCCACCTTCCACCCTGCCTATGTGCTGCGCCAGTACACGCAGGATGTGCGCCGCGCCGTCTGGGCGGATCTTAAAGCGGCGAAGGAGTGGATCGACCGTCCCGCCGGATCGGAAGACTGA
- a CDS encoding RNA polymerase sigma factor: protein MEQSPQETPFGTQEAFHAAFAELYPRLVSYARRYGATFPEDIAQEAFVILMQREERVEHPTAFLYGTVRTLSLTERRPMKNQNLSLESVAEPGLAGGADDLVLNQEVRERMRLLSPTFREALWLFVVEGLAIREIADILNIPEATVKTRIHRAKAQLKDQLNPSGGVHVLV from the coding sequence ATGGAGCAGTCCCCCCAAGAAACCCCATTCGGCACCCAGGAGGCTTTCCATGCCGCCTTTGCCGAACTTTATCCAAGGCTCGTGAGCTATGCACGGCGTTACGGGGCGACCTTTCCGGAGGACATCGCCCAGGAGGCCTTCGTCATCCTCATGCAGCGGGAGGAGCGGGTGGAGCATCCCACCGCCTTCCTGTACGGCACCGTGCGAACCCTGTCCCTGACCGAGCGCCGCCCCATGAAGAACCAGAACCTCAGCCTGGAATCCGTTGCCGAGCCCGGCCTGGCCGGGGGTGCGGACGATCTGGTGCTGAACCAGGAGGTCCGGGAGCGGATGCGGCTGCTGTCGCCCACCTTCCGCGAAGCCCTGTGGTTGTTCGTGGTCGAGGGCCTCGCCATCCGGGAAATCGCGGACATCCTCAACATCCCCGAGGCCACCGTGAAGACCCGCATCCACCGGGCCAAGGCCCAACTCAAAGATCAGCTCAACCCCTCAGGAGGCGTGCATGTCCTGGTCTGA
- a CDS encoding dockerin type I domain-containing protein: MPMTRVLTSLALVVACGLEAQAPTNPVLRRRSLPARVGPDALNGHDRADLRRDWDLYWFGGKLTPDYMDFKNRAAAEEIRKWGHLLPKASTDRALAAILPAPSGTGGFSWTNLGPTSNLVDATWSGIDSGRPVAVVPHPTTATTLYLATSGGGVFKCTNADLNATGDWTWTAITDDLPASGSGGNVSIGALAMSPADAKVLYVGLGDPFDAEGRGFYKTPDGGATWTAATAGLGNATRSHSILPLTATRVLWATNDGLKVSNDGGATFAPAAGAPATGDAWSIQKFTGTDLACSIQGTAGQIYTSADAGATWTLATITGVTFPMGRITLAAGGDGTTAYGIVEDTTAASTKVARGVLKSTDKGLTWTWVAAPTISGGLFQGTGPQMTSDGGQGWYNHGLAVDPTNPLRIVVGSNLALYRSMDGGTSWTQLTHWYGNGHPYTHADNHATAWSNGTLYVANDGGLAILRDPWRVTVPTATDDLSFIDNRRNKGLSTHMVYNLGSTTAATPANAKWRITLGMQDNGTRVRQGSGSGLQTSGVFEDMIGGDGFGTLIHPANGDLMLGSIYYTRIYKSTDGGATPFTASSTGISESNNSSSAPFAPKIALGPTASPDTVYTFVNSKVYKSTDFGSNWSAMTMTGFSTSGRTLRNVNGSRSSNAVGAASSGGHFWTTYNDGATWTDSGDITAGKLNTSYIWFNTQNDQIVYGATVAPDATAHHLFKSVNGGANWTSIDGAAGASNGLPFGIPVHVVQNLPGSLNTLFAGTDFGVYQSTDGGTTWARYGNNLPMVAVRDLYIAPDGSFLRAATYGRGVWELQTTTANQTAVTLDKTSFNLNPSATTTFTATVTNFTADNKVNWTASSGGAVSPAQTASGSATTYTASATPGIYTVTATSNEASSASATATVNVYTPAAVTVSVTPTTKTLLTGGTFTFAAAVANAPSQAVTWTASGGAITSAGAYTAPATAGTYTITATSVWPGTTAGTATVTVTTMDLNGDGVVDLRDLLFFAKYYGSTNVACDFNGDGKVDDADLTLLLAGL, from the coding sequence ATGCCGATGACTCGAGTCCTCACCTCTCTGGCCCTGGTGGTGGCCTGCGGCCTGGAGGCCCAGGCGCCCACCAACCCGGTGCTCCGCCGCCGGTCGCTCCCCGCCCGGGTCGGGCCGGATGCCCTCAACGGCCACGACCGCGCCGACCTCCGCCGGGACTGGGACCTCTACTGGTTCGGCGGCAAGCTCACGCCCGACTACATGGACTTCAAGAACCGCGCCGCCGCCGAGGAAATCCGGAAGTGGGGCCACCTCCTACCCAAGGCCAGCACCGACCGCGCCCTGGCGGCCATCCTGCCCGCCCCCAGCGGCACCGGCGGCTTCTCCTGGACCAACCTCGGCCCCACCTCCAACCTCGTGGACGCGACCTGGAGCGGCATCGACAGCGGCCGCCCCGTGGCCGTTGTGCCCCACCCCACCACGGCGACCACCCTCTACCTGGCCACCAGCGGCGGCGGCGTCTTCAAGTGCACCAACGCGGATCTGAATGCCACGGGCGACTGGACCTGGACCGCCATCACCGATGACCTGCCCGCCAGCGGCTCCGGCGGCAATGTGTCCATCGGCGCCCTGGCCATGAGCCCGGCCGATGCCAAGGTCCTGTATGTGGGCCTCGGCGATCCCTTCGACGCCGAAGGTCGCGGCTTCTACAAGACCCCCGATGGCGGCGCCACCTGGACCGCGGCCACCGCCGGCCTGGGCAACGCCACCCGCTCGCACTCGATCCTCCCCCTGACGGCCACCCGCGTTCTCTGGGCCACCAACGATGGCCTGAAGGTCTCCAACGATGGCGGCGCCACCTTCGCCCCGGCCGCCGGTGCCCCGGCAACGGGAGATGCCTGGTCCATCCAGAAGTTCACCGGCACCGATCTCGCGTGCTCCATCCAGGGCACGGCCGGCCAGATCTACACCTCCGCCGATGCCGGGGCCACCTGGACGCTGGCCACCATCACCGGCGTCACCTTCCCCATGGGCCGCATCACCCTGGCTGCCGGCGGGGATGGCACCACGGCCTACGGCATCGTGGAGGACACCACGGCCGCCAGCACCAAGGTGGCCCGGGGCGTCCTGAAGAGCACCGACAAGGGCCTCACCTGGACCTGGGTGGCCGCCCCCACCATCAGCGGCGGGCTCTTCCAGGGCACCGGGCCGCAGATGACCAGCGACGGCGGCCAGGGCTGGTACAACCACGGCCTCGCCGTGGACCCCACGAACCCCCTGCGGATCGTGGTGGGTTCCAATCTGGCGCTCTACCGCAGCATGGACGGCGGCACCAGCTGGACCCAGCTCACGCACTGGTATGGCAACGGCCACCCCTACACCCACGCCGACAACCACGCCACGGCCTGGTCCAATGGCACCCTCTATGTGGCCAATGACGGTGGCCTGGCGATTCTGAGAGACCCCTGGCGCGTCACCGTGCCCACCGCCACGGATGACCTCTCGTTCATCGACAACCGGCGCAACAAGGGCCTCAGCACCCACATGGTCTACAACCTGGGGTCCACGACGGCCGCCACGCCGGCAAACGCCAAGTGGCGCATCACTCTGGGCATGCAGGACAACGGCACGCGCGTCCGCCAGGGCAGCGGCTCGGGTCTGCAGACCAGCGGGGTCTTCGAGGACATGATCGGCGGGGATGGCTTCGGCACCCTGATCCACCCGGCCAATGGGGACCTGATGCTGGGGTCCATCTACTACACGCGCATCTACAAGAGCACGGACGGCGGTGCCACGCCCTTCACGGCCTCGTCCACCGGCATCAGCGAGTCGAACAACTCCAGCTCGGCCCCCTTCGCCCCCAAGATCGCCCTCGGCCCCACGGCCTCGCCGGACACCGTCTACACCTTCGTCAACAGCAAGGTCTACAAGAGCACGGACTTCGGCAGCAACTGGTCCGCCATGACCATGACCGGCTTCTCCACTTCGGGCCGGACGCTCCGGAATGTGAACGGCTCCCGCAGCTCCAACGCCGTCGGCGCGGCCAGCAGCGGCGGCCATTTCTGGACCACCTACAACGATGGCGCCACCTGGACCGACTCTGGCGACATCACGGCCGGGAAGCTCAACACCAGCTACATCTGGTTCAACACCCAGAACGACCAGATCGTCTACGGCGCCACCGTCGCGCCGGACGCCACCGCCCACCACCTCTTCAAGAGCGTCAATGGTGGCGCCAACTGGACTTCCATCGACGGAGCCGCCGGCGCCAGCAACGGCCTGCCCTTCGGCATCCCGGTCCATGTCGTCCAGAACCTCCCCGGCAGCCTCAACACCCTGTTCGCCGGGACGGATTTCGGCGTCTACCAGAGCACCGACGGCGGCACCACCTGGGCCCGCTACGGCAACAACCTGCCCATGGTCGCCGTGCGCGATCTCTACATCGCGCCGGACGGCAGCTTCCTCCGCGCCGCCACCTACGGCCGCGGCGTGTGGGAGCTGCAGACGACCACGGCCAACCAGACCGCCGTCACCCTCGACAAGACCTCGTTCAATTTGAACCCGTCGGCCACCACGACCTTCACGGCCACCGTGACCAATTTCACGGCGGACAACAAGGTGAACTGGACCGCGTCCAGCGGCGGGGCCGTGAGCCCGGCCCAGACCGCCAGCGGGAGCGCCACCACCTACACCGCCTCGGCCACACCCGGAATCTACACCGTCACGGCCACCAGCAACGAGGCCTCCTCGGCCAGCGCGACGGCCACGGTCAATGTCTACACGCCGGCCGCCGTGACCGTGTCCGTGACGCCCACGACGAAGACCCTTCTCACGGGCGGCACCTTCACCTTTGCCGCCGCCGTGGCGAATGCGCCGAGCCAGGCCGTCACCTGGACGGCCAGCGGAGGCGCCATCACATCGGCAGGCGCCTACACCGCCCCCGCCACCGCCGGGACCTACACCATCACCGCCACCAGCGTCTGGCCCGGCACCACGGCCGGCACGGCCACGGTGACCGTGACGACCATGGACCTGAACGGCGATGGCGTGGTGGACCTCCGCGATCTGCTCTTCTTCGCGAAGTACTACGGCAGCACCAATGTGGCCTGTGATTTCAACGGGGACGGGAAGGTCGACGACGCCGACCTCACCCTCCTGCTCGCCGGCCTGTGA
- a CDS encoding HD domain-containing protein: protein MSDPQSIRQLKEGDAFLGFLLAQEAAYKISAKGSEYLELKLADASGDLKAFLWDVRAIEGDMEAIRADAFLWVKGSVTSYNGRLQLKLDKVRFAADAEVGDFSRFFPVSARPVPEMLAELDGLLASVKDPWIRRLLSDLFVEDAELRAAFTQAPAAKSMHHVCLGGLLEHTLSVAGMAERACGHYRDLNRDLVLAGVLLHDVGKTAELSYQRSFGYTDAGNLLGHIAMETEWISRAAGRIPGFPEELRLQILHIVLSHHGRLEFGSPVLPKTPEALLVHYLDDLDGKLEVMFRAQRDETGGGAWSPFSRALERMIYRRRWPAAESVEK, encoded by the coding sequence ATGTCCGATCCGCAGAGCATCCGGCAATTGAAGGAGGGCGATGCCTTTCTGGGCTTTCTCCTGGCCCAGGAAGCCGCCTACAAGATCAGCGCCAAGGGCAGCGAGTACCTCGAGCTGAAGCTGGCGGACGCCTCCGGGGACCTGAAGGCCTTCCTCTGGGATGTGCGCGCCATCGAGGGCGACATGGAGGCCATCCGCGCCGACGCGTTCCTGTGGGTGAAGGGCTCGGTGACGAGCTACAACGGCCGGCTCCAGCTGAAGCTGGACAAGGTGCGTTTCGCGGCGGATGCGGAGGTGGGGGACTTCTCCCGGTTCTTCCCCGTCAGCGCCCGGCCTGTGCCTGAAATGCTCGCGGAGCTCGACGGGCTTCTCGCCTCGGTGAAGGATCCCTGGATCCGCCGGCTGCTGTCGGATCTCTTCGTGGAGGATGCGGAGCTGCGGGCCGCCTTCACTCAGGCGCCGGCCGCGAAGTCCATGCACCATGTCTGTCTGGGCGGCCTGCTGGAGCACACCCTGTCCGTGGCGGGCATGGCCGAGCGCGCCTGCGGGCACTACCGGGACCTGAACCGCGACCTGGTCCTGGCGGGCGTGCTGCTGCACGATGTGGGCAAGACGGCCGAGCTCAGCTACCAGCGGAGCTTCGGCTACACCGATGCGGGCAACCTGCTGGGCCACATCGCCATGGAGACGGAATGGATCAGCCGCGCCGCGGGCCGGATCCCCGGATTTCCCGAGGAACTGCGCCTGCAGATCCTGCACATCGTCCTCAGCCACCACGGCCGCCTGGAATTCGGCTCGCCCGTGCTGCCCAAGACGCCGGAAGCCCTGCTCGTCCACTACCTGGATGACCTGGACGGCAAGCTGGAAGTCATGTTCCGCGCCCAGCGGGACGAGACGGGGGGAGGGGCCTGGAGCCCCTTCAGCCGGGCCCTGGAGCGGATGATCTACCGACGGCGATGGCCTGCGGCAGAATCTGTCGAAAAGTGA
- a CDS encoding RNA-binding S4 domain-containing protein, whose translation MRLDAFLKKSLLIKRRELANQLCDEGMVRVNGTPRKASHELKVQDELEFPLYNRVLKVRVLALPEGNVRKADQWSLFEVLEDKRLPLDLGYGDEDPFAPPPKAPRNH comes from the coding sequence TTGCGACTCGATGCCTTCCTCAAGAAGAGCCTGCTCATCAAGCGGCGCGAGCTGGCCAACCAGCTATGCGACGAGGGCATGGTGCGGGTGAACGGCACGCCCCGGAAGGCCAGCCACGAGCTGAAGGTGCAGGACGAACTGGAATTCCCGCTCTACAACCGCGTGCTGAAGGTGCGCGTCCTGGCGCTGCCGGAAGGCAATGTGCGGAAGGCCGACCAGTGGTCGCTCTTCGAGGTGTTGGAAGACAAGCGCCTGCCGTTGGACCTGGGCTACGGCGACGAGGACCCCTTCGCCCCGCCCCCGAAGGCGCCGCGCAATCATTGA
- a CDS encoding helicase-associated domain-containing protein: MGHWTIVCTQVPMTLTHYQLLSNCSDEQLRTICERRRLPIPIRWEDGAEGRVRLLKTMVFHLEDHKRLSDTLADLDSGSLVALKHLASEGILPATGTLEALRDLGLILPDGEGWGVAERVADALDDFDDGALSFQAPAEVKLRAAEPFRFSLALTSVLLRCVPGLRVLKGGLPAKKELGQLMQRNAMLQEEQDATLLFTLLHRLGLLWNRDGRVETLLPAVTSHPPRWVAERAFASLLEHDLKAWGMPPAEDRHFLMQHLLERRGQVLAVQPFLAFLKTLHPLDEERTRSVFLPFLSRMGIIRGDADFAHLQLTEHGEALAHEYLLRDLKATAAHWQPLALDQPMVLQPTLELLTPLLQNPHRLLQLAQLADVEALDAMGTFRVSHATLVRALDAGVPLDDLGQRLGASTQTLPQPLLQLLEDLSRRVGEVEVHQGVRLVRARTPHLADELKLRPELAPLKLGSLSDTVLEVRGDGNAHALLKQAGFMPKPGRFLALSLDADEKLYLWALAALAFVDEKGMNHHLEPVQQMVRSSLQRLHDEDPFLYQEVQRRIPMLHLGGEDQLAEEVQRILEYAGGHTLMVELTYLPPAAHRTQLRRVSPRTIQEDHLLAFCHLHQEEMAFRLTRIQGVKLLNERGWTPANHSQAG, encoded by the coding sequence GTGGGACACTGGACGATCGTCTGTACCCAGGTGCCCATGACGCTCACGCACTACCAGCTCCTTTCGAATTGCTCGGATGAGCAGCTCAGGACCATCTGTGAACGCCGACGCCTGCCCATTCCCATCCGGTGGGAAGATGGCGCCGAGGGCCGTGTGCGTCTGCTGAAGACCATGGTCTTCCACCTGGAGGACCACAAGCGGCTGTCGGACACCCTGGCGGATCTCGACAGCGGCTCCCTGGTCGCCCTCAAGCACCTCGCCAGCGAAGGCATCCTGCCCGCGACCGGCACCCTCGAGGCCCTGCGTGACCTCGGCCTCATCCTGCCCGACGGTGAGGGCTGGGGCGTGGCCGAGCGGGTGGCCGATGCCCTTGATGACTTCGACGACGGTGCCCTGAGCTTCCAGGCCCCTGCCGAGGTCAAGCTGCGGGCCGCCGAACCCTTCCGCTTCTCCCTGGCCCTCACGAGCGTCCTGCTCCGCTGCGTGCCCGGCCTGCGCGTGCTGAAGGGTGGCCTCCCCGCCAAGAAGGAGCTGGGCCAGCTCATGCAGCGCAACGCCATGCTCCAGGAGGAGCAGGACGCCACGCTGCTCTTCACGCTGCTGCACCGGCTGGGCCTGCTCTGGAACCGCGATGGACGCGTGGAGACGCTGCTCCCCGCCGTGACCAGCCATCCGCCGCGCTGGGTGGCCGAGCGGGCCTTCGCCAGCCTCCTCGAGCACGATCTCAAGGCCTGGGGCATGCCTCCCGCCGAGGATCGCCACTTCCTCATGCAGCACCTGCTGGAGCGCCGGGGCCAGGTGCTCGCCGTCCAGCCCTTCCTCGCCTTCCTCAAGACCCTGCACCCCCTGGACGAGGAGCGCACGCGGTCAGTCTTCCTGCCTTTCCTCAGCCGCATGGGCATCATCCGGGGCGATGCGGACTTCGCCCACCTTCAGCTCACGGAACATGGCGAGGCCCTGGCCCACGAGTACCTGTTGCGCGACCTCAAGGCCACCGCCGCCCACTGGCAACCCCTGGCGCTGGATCAGCCCATGGTCCTGCAGCCCACGCTCGAGCTGCTGACCCCTCTGCTCCAGAACCCCCACCGCCTGCTCCAGCTCGCCCAGCTGGCCGATGTGGAGGCCCTCGACGCCATGGGCACCTTCCGCGTGAGCCACGCCACCCTGGTGCGGGCCCTCGACGCGGGCGTCCCCCTCGACGACCTGGGCCAGCGCCTGGGCGCCTCCACGCAGACCCTGCCCCAGCCCCTGCTTCAGCTGCTGGAGGATCTCTCCCGCCGCGTGGGCGAGGTGGAAGTGCACCAGGGCGTGAGGCTCGTCCGGGCCCGCACGCCGCACCTGGCCGATGAACTGAAGCTGCGGCCCGAGCTGGCCCCCCTCAAGCTGGGCTCGCTCTCCGACACCGTGCTGGAGGTGCGCGGTGACGGCAATGCCCACGCCCTCCTCAAGCAGGCGGGCTTCATGCCCAAACCCGGCCGTTTCCTGGCCCTGAGCCTGGATGCCGACGAAAAGCTCTACCTCTGGGCCCTGGCCGCCCTCGCCTTCGTCGACGAGAAGGGCATGAACCACCACCTGGAGCCGGTGCAGCAGATGGTGCGCTCGTCGCTCCAGCGCCTCCACGACGAGGACCCCTTCCTCTACCAGGAAGTCCAGCGCCGCATCCCCATGCTGCACCTGGGCGGCGAGGACCAGCTGGCCGAAGAGGTGCAGCGCATCCTCGAATACGCGGGCGGCCACACCCTCATGGTGGAGCTCACCTACCTGCCCCCGGCGGCCCACCGCACCCAGCTTCGCCGCGTGTCACCGCGCACCATCCAGGAGGACCACCTGCTGGCCTTCTGCCACCTCCACCAGGAGGAGATGGCCTTCCGCCTCACCCGCATTCAGGGTGTGAAGCTCCTCAACGAGCGCGGTTGGACCCCCGCCAACCACAGCCAGGCTGGGTGA
- a CDS encoding tetratricopeptide repeat protein, which translates to MRLVNVFFFVLLAFVLFVLGNLYLTNHDLLVREVVIFGENIKIQSVILLAFLLGFLLNILYTGIMELVRLVRGLNDSADNRLVKRISERMQDARDLVAHGLPREAKEILEKILEQRKEHVPARMLMGEILIKTGSPEEAVKLFQALCEDDPEQVEARYQLAEALMAVRNPDASISVLKKLAADHPKKALRAWRRLRALHMDAQRWDEAMEAHKKLQTYFAGELSQGEKAQGAALAYQVGMAKVEADQFKDAAQVFQQVIKDEPEFVPAYLSLGRCMILQDQEAQGLEIWIEGFRKTGEGTFLQDIEDYFIQAGRPEDGLALLRRVAATSKHATTAKFFLGKMLYRLEILDEALDLFQEVRSQVVYSPILFFFMAKIHSRRARLDAALNEYRQLLRNLGVLKLRFECAVCGHKTQDYADRCESCGSWNSNHFLFKESDLPDGPIRGGESGSWMAML; encoded by the coding sequence ATGCGTCTAGTGAATGTGTTCTTCTTTGTGCTCCTGGCCTTCGTGCTGTTCGTACTGGGCAACCTGTACCTGACCAACCACGACCTGCTGGTGCGGGAAGTCGTCATCTTCGGCGAGAACATCAAGATCCAGAGCGTCATCCTCCTGGCCTTCCTCCTGGGCTTCCTGCTCAACATCCTCTACACCGGCATCATGGAGCTGGTCCGGCTGGTGCGCGGCCTCAACGACTCGGCCGACAACCGCCTGGTGAAGCGCATCTCCGAGCGCATGCAGGATGCCCGCGACCTCGTGGCCCACGGCCTTCCGCGGGAAGCGAAGGAGATCCTCGAGAAGATCCTGGAACAGCGCAAGGAGCATGTGCCGGCGCGCATGCTGATGGGCGAGATCCTCATCAAGACCGGCAGCCCCGAGGAGGCCGTGAAGCTCTTCCAGGCCCTCTGCGAGGACGATCCCGAGCAGGTCGAGGCCCGCTACCAGCTGGCCGAGGCCCTGATGGCCGTGCGGAATCCCGATGCCTCCATCAGCGTCCTGAAGAAGCTGGCCGCGGATCATCCCAAGAAGGCCCTGCGGGCCTGGCGGCGCCTGAGGGCCCTCCACATGGACGCCCAGCGCTGGGATGAGGCCATGGAGGCCCACAAGAAGCTGCAGACCTACTTCGCGGGCGAACTCTCCCAGGGGGAGAAGGCCCAGGGGGCAGCCCTGGCCTATCAGGTGGGCATGGCCAAGGTGGAGGCGGATCAGTTCAAGGATGCCGCCCAGGTCTTTCAGCAGGTCATCAAGGACGAGCCGGAATTCGTGCCCGCCTACCTCAGCCTGGGCCGCTGCATGATCCTGCAGGACCAGGAGGCTCAGGGCCTGGAGATCTGGATCGAGGGCTTCCGCAAGACCGGCGAGGGCACCTTCCTCCAGGACATCGAGGACTACTTCATCCAGGCCGGCCGTCCTGAAGATGGCCTGGCCCTGCTGCGCCGCGTGGCCGCCACCTCCAAGCACGCCACCACCGCCAAGTTCTTCCTGGGCAAGATGCTCTACCGCCTGGAGATCCTCGACGAGGCCCTGGACCTCTTCCAGGAGGTGCGCAGCCAGGTGGTCTACAGCCCGATCCTCTTCTTCTTCATGGCCAAGATCCACAGCCGCCGCGCCCGCCTGGACGCCGCCCTGAACGAATACCGCCAGCTGCTGCGGAACCTGGGCGTCCTCAAGCTGCGTTTCGAGTGCGCCGTCTGCGGCCACAAGACCCAGGACTACGCCGACCGCTGCGAGAGCTGCGGCAGCTGGAACAGCAACCACTTCCTCTTCAAGGAGAGCGACCTGCCGGACGGTCCCATCCGCGGGGGGGAGAGCGGCAGTTGGATGGCGATGCTGTAA
- a CDS encoding peptidylprolyl isomerase, producing the protein MKALNPMLAAALLAPMALTATDVREEILVIVNNHIITRRSLTQAVEQQHAALYRQFSGKELDEKLKDAREKTLQGLVDAFLLEDKGAELGSPITDDYVRASIDGIKKENNFATDADLERALKGSLGIGLPEFTKRQKQQATQQFVLQREVFSKVAVEDNELRAYYEDHKDEYRLPSRFRIRELVLAKGATAEEQAEARKKLEAIQAELKGGKSFEELARQHSTSPSKATGGDLGWMNKGFLRASIEDAAVKLKPEQVSAPIETDKDLYLIQLVALEDAPVKAFAEVREKIVEKLQEPKAQNAIEQYLAGLRMRANIRYLVPKDQILKG; encoded by the coding sequence GTGAAGGCGCTGAATCCGATGCTCGCGGCGGCCCTCCTGGCGCCGATGGCGCTGACGGCCACCGATGTCCGCGAGGAGATCCTGGTCATCGTCAACAACCACATCATCACCCGCCGCTCCCTGACCCAGGCCGTGGAGCAGCAGCACGCGGCCCTCTACCGCCAGTTCTCCGGGAAGGAACTGGACGAGAAGCTGAAGGATGCCCGGGAGAAGACCCTTCAGGGTCTCGTGGACGCCTTCCTGCTGGAGGACAAGGGCGCCGAGCTGGGCTCCCCTATCACGGACGACTATGTCCGGGCCAGCATCGATGGCATCAAGAAGGAGAACAACTTCGCCACGGATGCGGACCTGGAGCGGGCTCTGAAGGGCAGCCTGGGCATCGGCCTCCCCGAGTTCACCAAGCGGCAGAAGCAGCAGGCCACCCAGCAGTTCGTCCTGCAGCGCGAGGTGTTCTCCAAGGTGGCGGTGGAGGACAACGAGCTGCGGGCCTACTACGAGGACCACAAGGACGAGTACCGCCTGCCGAGCCGGTTCCGCATCCGCGAACTGGTGCTGGCCAAGGGTGCGACGGCCGAAGAGCAGGCCGAGGCCCGGAAGAAGCTGGAGGCGATCCAGGCTGAATTGAAGGGCGGGAAGTCCTTCGAGGAGCTGGCCCGCCAGCACTCGACCAGCCCCAGCAAGGCCACGGGCGGGGATCTGGGCTGGATGAACAAGGGCTTCCTCCGGGCCAGCATCGAAGACGCCGCGGTCAAGCTCAAGCCCGAGCAGGTTTCGGCGCCCATCGAGACCGACAAGGACCTCTACCTGATCCAGCTCGTCGCCCTCGAGGATGCGCCCGTGAAGGCCTTCGCCGAAGTCCGCGAGAAGATCGTGGAGAAGCTCCAGGAGCCCAAGGCCCAGAACGCCATCGAACAGTATCTGGCCGGGCTCAGGATGCGCGCGAACATCCGCTACCTGGTGCCCAAAGACCAGATCCTGAAAGGCTGA